In a genomic window of Fusarium verticillioides 7600 chromosome 11, whole genome shotgun sequence:
- a CDS encoding acid phosphatase, producing MPRQNTLGKALVGLLPLASAASLNSEYTFNPLHHLAGIAPYFEPQDPPASPDAPQGCTPERAAYLVRHAAIYANDFDFEEYIEPFIEKVQNKTKIDWSKIPYLNFLDDWEPPISDAEVSLLTNVGRLEATRLGVDLEFRYPEFKQPKKVWTSSAERTVKSAQSFVRGLESDDKSIKVETIYESEESGADSLTPYKACPAYDGSTGSDEAEVYQKKYAKPIVDRFNALASDFNFTVNDIFGMQQLCGYETVTRGKSPFCNLELFTPDDWLGWEYSEDVRYHYNAGYGNSISGYVGMPWLNTTAGLLLGDDSDEELYVSFTHRELPPMVLVAMGLFNNSEPAGTESQINDTMPLSKINYRRAWKSSHVLPFLSNIAIERLNCTNTYGYEDGEYYRVLVNSAPQALPSCEDGPGTSCTRKSFEEYVQDRVEKFTGFSEKCSVEYDNSTDILSIYNN from the coding sequence ATGCCTCGTCAAAATACGCTGGGCAAGGCTCTTGTAGGCCTGCTGCCTCtcgcttcagcagcttcgCTCAACTCCGAGTACACCTTCAatcctcttcaccatctcgcGGGAATTGCTCCCTACTTCGAGCCCCAAGATCCTCCCGCTTCTCCCGATGCGCCACAAGGTTGCACTCCCGAACGCGCTGCGTATCTCGTGCGACACGCTGCCATTTACGCCAACGattttgactttgaggagTACATCGAGCCATTCATTGAGAAGGTTCagaacaagaccaagatcgactGGAGCAAGATTCCTTATCTGAACTTCTTGGACGATTGGGAGCCTCCCATTTCTGATGCAGAGGTGTCGCTTTTGACCAACGTGGGAAGACTTGAGGCTACGCGCTTGGGTGTTGATCTGGAGTTCCGATACCCAGAGTTCAAGCAGCCCAAGAAGGTCTGGACGTCATCGGCCGAACGAACCGTCAAGTCCGCTCAGTCTTTCGTCCGTGGTCTTGAGTCCGACGATAAGTCTATCAAGGTCGAGACCATTTACGAGTCAGAGGAATCAGGTGCCGACAGCTTGACTCCCTACAAGGCCTGCCCCGCCTACGATGGCTCCACCGGCAGCGATGAGGCCGAAGTCTACCAGAAGAAGTACGCCAAACCAATCGTCGATCGCTTCAACGCTCTCGCCTCCGACTTTAACTTCACTGTCAACGATATCTTTGGCATGCAGCAGCTTTGCGGCTACGAGACTGTTACTCGTGGCAAGTCGCCGTTCTGCAACCTTGAGCTATTCACTCCCGatgactggcttggctggGAGTACTCCGAGGACGTGCGATACCACTACAACGCTGGTTACGGTAACTCGATCTCTGGTTATGTCGGAATGCCCTGGCTCAACACCACAGCtggtcttctccttggtgatgattccGACGAGGAGTTGTACGTTAGCTTCACCCACCGTGAACTGCCTCCCATGGTCCTCGTCGCCATGGGCCTCTTTAACAACTCCGAGCCCGCCGGTACAGAATCTCAGATCAACGACACCATGCCTCTGAGCAAGATCAACTACCGCCGCGCCTGGAAGAGCTCTCACGTACTCCCCTTCCTGAGCAACATCGCCATTGAGCGCCTCAACTGCACCAACACCTACGGCTacgaagatggagaataCTATCGCGTCCTGGTCAACAGTGCGCCCCAGGCTCTACCTTCATGCGAAGACGGACCCGGAACAAGCTGCACCCGAAAGAGTTTCGAGGAGTACGTGCAGGACAGAGTCGAAAAGTTTACTGGCTTCTCAGAAAAATGTAGCGTGGAGTACGATAACTCGACTGACATTCTGTCCATTTACAACAATTAA